One stretch of Natronobacterium gregoryi SP2 DNA includes these proteins:
- the azf gene encoding NAD-dependent glucose-6-phosphate dehydrogenase Azf, whose translation MAQSVLLTGAAGRVGTAILDGLVDEREYEWRLLDRDPPTEDQPGEFVVADITDEEAVREAMDGVDAVIHLAGDPRKTAPWESVLPNNIDGTRVVYEAAVDAGVEKVAFASSNHAVGAYETDERTPEMYREDDQFRLDGNELPRPGNLYGVSKAAGEVLGRYYHDEHGLSVVCVRIGNLTEGHPPVDYERGQAMWLSYRDCAHLFDRCIQADYDYEIVYGISDNDRKYYSIERAREVLGYEPQDNSAGHD comes from the coding sequence ATGGCACAGTCCGTCCTGCTTACTGGGGCCGCGGGGCGCGTCGGGACGGCGATACTCGACGGCCTCGTGGACGAACGCGAGTACGAGTGGCGGTTGCTGGATCGAGATCCACCGACGGAAGATCAACCGGGTGAGTTCGTCGTGGCGGACATCACCGACGAAGAGGCCGTCCGCGAGGCGATGGACGGGGTCGATGCCGTCATCCACCTCGCAGGCGACCCCCGCAAGACGGCACCGTGGGAGAGTGTCTTGCCGAACAATATCGACGGAACCAGGGTCGTCTACGAAGCCGCAGTCGACGCCGGCGTCGAGAAAGTCGCGTTCGCCTCTTCGAACCACGCCGTCGGCGCGTACGAAACCGACGAGCGAACGCCGGAGATGTACCGCGAAGACGACCAGTTCCGCCTCGACGGAAACGAACTCCCTCGGCCGGGCAACCTCTACGGCGTCTCGAAGGCTGCCGGCGAGGTGCTGGGCCGATACTACCACGACGAGCACGGACTCTCCGTCGTCTGTGTCAGGATCGGTAACCTCACGGAAGGCCACCCGCCAGTCGACTACGAACGCGGACAGGCGATGTGGCTCTCCTACCGAGACTGTGCACACCTCTTCGATCGCTGTATCCAGGCCGACTACGACTACGAAATCGTTTACGGCATCTCCGACAACGACCGCAAGTACTACTCGATAGAACGCGCTCGAGAAGTGCTCGGCTACGAGCCACAGGACAACTCCGCCGGGCACGACTGA
- a CDS encoding DUF309 domain-containing protein: MREQLRAGVAIYNDGYYHAAHDAWEDHWLDLESGSDDERLLHGLIQLSGAVYHARDGNWPGAVGLAESARSYLEVLPSTYASVSLEPIQSYLASLTADPELIERRPPVVIAHEGTVPTLETLEVGETAIAAVVLAEELEFAEEPVAKARAYALRDLKEGEDDSRFITLLFDFVREDDHRGLVYQRLSEHVSRQRTREEDVDGLFG, encoded by the coding sequence ATGCGCGAGCAGCTCCGGGCCGGCGTCGCCATCTACAACGACGGCTACTACCACGCCGCTCACGACGCCTGGGAGGATCACTGGCTCGACCTCGAGTCGGGCAGCGACGACGAACGGCTGCTCCACGGACTGATCCAGCTTTCCGGTGCCGTCTATCACGCCCGCGACGGCAACTGGCCGGGAGCCGTCGGCCTCGCCGAGAGTGCCCGCAGCTACCTCGAGGTGCTTCCGTCGACGTATGCGAGCGTCTCCCTCGAGCCGATCCAGTCCTATCTCGCCTCGCTCACAGCAGACCCCGAACTGATCGAGCGCCGGCCACCCGTCGTCATCGCACACGAGGGGACGGTTCCGACGCTCGAGACGCTCGAGGTTGGGGAGACGGCGATTGCGGCAGTGGTTCTCGCCGAGGAACTCGAGTTCGCCGAGGAACCGGTCGCGAAGGCCCGGGCGTATGCCTTGCGGGACCTCAAGGAAGGTGAAGACGACAGCCGTTTCATCACGTTGCTGTTCGACTTCGTTCGTGAAGACGACCACCGTGGACTCGTCTACCAGCGGCTGTCGGAACACGTCAGTCGACAACGAACTCGCGAGGAAGACGTCGACGGGCTGTTCGGGTGA
- a CDS encoding aminopeptidase gives MDERVREHAGVLVDWSARVEDGDDVVLSVGPDAHELAVAVAEKLGERGANLLATYSSGEITRAYLRAHDGEFDENPDHEHALLEEADVYLSIGGGCNTSATADVPGEVRSEYRDARTAIREARYDTRWVSTYHPTRSLAQQAEMAYEEYQEFVYDAVLCDWESLAEEMARMKELLDEGAEVRLVSEGTDLTMQIGDRTAVNSAASVAYDSHNLPSGEVFTAPYGTEGEVTFDVPMTLRGESVRGVRLEFEDGEVVDHEADQGESVVGEILDADEGAHRLGELGIGMNRAIDRHTDNIMFDEKMGDTVHLAVGRAYDACLPEGETGNDSAVHVDMITDVSEDSRLEIDGEVVQRNGTFRWEDDE, from the coding sequence ATGGACGAACGCGTTCGCGAACACGCCGGGGTACTGGTCGACTGGAGCGCTCGCGTCGAGGACGGCGACGACGTCGTCCTCTCGGTGGGGCCTGACGCACACGAACTGGCCGTCGCCGTCGCCGAAAAACTCGGTGAACGCGGAGCGAACCTGCTTGCGACCTACAGCTCCGGCGAGATCACGCGCGCGTACCTCCGCGCTCACGACGGTGAGTTCGACGAGAATCCAGATCACGAACACGCACTGCTCGAGGAGGCCGATGTTTACCTTTCGATCGGCGGTGGATGCAACACGAGCGCGACTGCGGATGTCCCCGGCGAGGTCAGAAGCGAGTACCGCGACGCACGTACGGCGATCCGCGAGGCGCGCTACGACACGCGCTGGGTGTCGACGTATCATCCGACCCGATCGCTCGCCCAGCAGGCCGAAATGGCCTACGAGGAGTACCAGGAGTTCGTCTACGACGCAGTCTTGTGCGACTGGGAGTCGCTGGCCGAGGAGATGGCACGGATGAAAGAACTGTTAGACGAAGGAGCCGAGGTTCGACTCGTCTCCGAAGGCACTGATCTGACGATGCAGATCGGCGACCGGACCGCGGTCAACAGCGCCGCGTCGGTCGCCTACGATTCGCACAATCTGCCGAGTGGCGAGGTCTTCACCGCTCCCTACGGCACCGAGGGCGAGGTCACCTTCGACGTCCCGATGACTCTGCGCGGCGAGTCGGTTCGGGGCGTTCGCCTCGAGTTCGAGGACGGTGAAGTCGTCGATCACGAGGCAGACCAGGGCGAGTCCGTCGTCGGCGAGATTCTCGACGCTGACGAAGGTGCCCACCGACTGGGCGAACTCGGGATCGGGATGAACCGTGCGATCGACCGCCACACGGACAACATCATGTTCGACGAGAAGATGGGCGACACCGTCCATCTCGCAGTCGGTCGTGCCTACGACGCCTGTCTCCCCGAGGGTGAGACGGGCAACGATTCGGCGGTCCACGTCGACATGATCACCGACGTCAGCGAAGACTCCCGGCTCGAGATCGACGGCGAGGTCGTCCAGCGAAACGGAACGTTCCGCTGGGAAGACGACGAGTAA
- a CDS encoding queuosine precursor transporter has protein sequence MVESRSRSRRGTPTVPQVTLIGLFVTALATAQLTATKVLAFSIPFSLPITGSELVLPGAALAYAVTFLASDCYTELYGRRAAQIVVNVAFALNFVVLVLVWSTIAAPAAETSIDPEMFADVLGASTNIVLGSLLAYVISQNWDVIVFHRIREYTGRSNLWLRNIGSTASSQAIDTVIFVAVAFSIAPMLLGVGVVLPLEELAALMIGQYLLKLAIAVVDTPIVYAVVALVRSRADGDLATTPS, from the coding sequence ATGGTCGAGTCACGTTCTCGTTCCCGTCGCGGCACGCCGACGGTACCACAGGTGACGCTGATCGGACTCTTCGTGACGGCACTGGCGACGGCGCAACTGACTGCGACGAAGGTGTTGGCGTTCTCGATTCCGTTCTCGTTGCCGATTACGGGTTCTGAGCTCGTCTTGCCTGGCGCAGCACTTGCTTACGCAGTTACGTTCCTGGCGAGCGATTGTTACACGGAACTCTACGGCCGGCGGGCGGCCCAGATCGTTGTCAACGTCGCGTTTGCATTGAACTTCGTCGTCCTCGTATTGGTCTGGTCGACGATCGCGGCTCCGGCCGCCGAGACGAGCATCGATCCGGAGATGTTCGCCGACGTCCTCGGTGCATCGACCAACATCGTCCTCGGGAGCCTGCTGGCGTACGTCATCAGCCAGAACTGGGACGTAATCGTGTTCCACCGAATCCGAGAGTACACCGGACGGAGCAACCTCTGGCTGCGTAACATCGGATCGACTGCCAGCAGTCAGGCGATCGATACCGTCATCTTCGTCGCTGTCGCCTTCTCGATCGCACCGATGCTGCTGGGCGTCGGCGTCGTGTTGCCCCTCGAGGAACTCGCGGCGCTGATGATCGGCCAGTACCTGCTGAAACTCGCTATCGCGGTCGTCGACACACCGATCGTCTACGCGGTCGTCGCACTCGTTCGATCGCGGGCAGACGGCGACCTTGCCACGACACCGTCGTAA
- a CDS encoding PadR family transcriptional regulator — protein MDDLTGFQRDLLYVIVGADQPSGQDVKDEIETYYSAEINHGRLYPNLDTLVNRELVEKGQLDRRTNYYEITDHGREQIEQRRKWERQYVDV, from the coding sequence ATGGACGATTTGACCGGATTCCAGCGTGACCTCCTGTACGTGATCGTCGGTGCCGACCAGCCGTCCGGACAGGACGTCAAAGACGAGATCGAGACGTACTACAGTGCAGAGATCAACCACGGCCGGCTCTACCCCAACCTCGATACCCTCGTCAACAGGGAACTCGTCGAGAAGGGGCAACTCGACCGGCGAACCAACTATTACGAAATCACCGATCACGGACGGGAACAGATCGAACAGCGCCGAAAGTGGGAGCGGCAGTACGTCGACGTCTGA
- a CDS encoding cation:proton antiporter regulatory subunit has translation MMLVTGSLVTEWSKIALVNVFGFAVLAGVASTVVAVAYRGASTRPVPFGVAVLVGLAVVGGWLNVGGLQGSTIGHETRLDHHATASYFLGSFLAGAIAAAGGRHVGDHIASEIFAIDRLSVTGAVASSVRASRRSIELELPATIAEADCHPSVGESVKRTLAGRTLLFPARLSVDDLESRLADRLERDYGLGYASVDVSPDGTVERLTVGDRRSGLDWTLPPETVAVAVRAEPPVDACVGDPVGVWDDSSRLVATGTVQSTTSDVVTVSVGNADAAAFDCGVESRYRLVVRPESPTAAPAFVAALRSGHGTIVSESVVSGSSLEDEFVGWIPGTVLAVVRDDEIRPFPGDEETLVAGDDLYVLGEPTALEEL, from the coding sequence ATGATGCTCGTCACTGGCTCACTCGTGACCGAGTGGAGCAAAATCGCACTCGTCAACGTCTTCGGGTTCGCCGTCCTGGCAGGCGTCGCATCGACGGTCGTCGCCGTTGCCTACCGCGGAGCAAGCACCCGGCCCGTGCCGTTCGGCGTTGCGGTCCTCGTCGGCCTTGCCGTCGTCGGCGGCTGGCTGAACGTCGGCGGATTGCAGGGGTCGACGATCGGTCACGAGACGCGACTCGACCACCACGCGACCGCCAGCTACTTTCTCGGATCGTTTCTCGCCGGCGCGATCGCGGCGGCGGGTGGCCGTCACGTCGGCGACCACATCGCGAGCGAAATCTTCGCAATCGACAGGCTGTCCGTGACCGGTGCGGTCGCGTCGAGCGTCCGCGCCAGCAGGCGATCGATCGAACTCGAGCTCCCGGCGACGATTGCGGAGGCGGATTGCCACCCGTCCGTCGGGGAGTCGGTCAAACGAACGCTCGCGGGCCGAACCCTGCTCTTTCCTGCTCGTCTCTCTGTCGACGACCTCGAGTCGCGACTCGCCGATCGCCTCGAGCGCGACTACGGACTCGGTTATGCGTCGGTCGATGTCTCGCCCGACGGGACGGTCGAACGACTGACGGTCGGGGATCGGCGGTCGGGACTCGACTGGACGCTTCCTCCGGAGACCGTCGCCGTCGCGGTTCGTGCCGAGCCACCGGTCGACGCGTGTGTTGGCGATCCGGTCGGGGTGTGGGACGACTCGAGTCGGCTGGTCGCGACCGGGACGGTGCAGTCGACGACGAGCGACGTGGTAACCGTGTCGGTCGGAAACGCGGACGCGGCTGCCTTCGACTGTGGGGTTGAATCGCGGTACCGGCTGGTCGTCCGTCCCGAGTCGCCGACTGCAGCCCCGGCGTTCGTTGCGGCGCTTCGAAGTGGACACGGTACGATCGTCTCGGAGTCAGTCGTCTCGGGGTCGTCACTCGAAGACGAGTTCGTCGGCTGGATTCCCGGAACGGTTCTTGCGGTCGTGCGAGACGACGAGATACGTCCGTTTCCCGGCGACGAGGAGACGCTCGTCGCTGGCGACGACCTGTACGTACTCGGTGAGCCGACCGCGTTGGAAGAACTGTAA
- a CDS encoding DUF7382 domain-containing protein, whose translation MRSTAVDGAAGSRRTAGESFVDDDRAIEGLPIRLVIALTVGVAALALMLNMLGGIGDVGDTEVTVEIDDDDQVIEQGNAVSVSMDVIDENGNDVEDATVLVSAGSAQLDGVAEAQTGEDEADAHEAIVDLDDDDFGLRADQDMGTLEIDVVPPSDSNYIDEQPNPEIIVTEG comes from the coding sequence ATGCGATCGACAGCAGTCGACGGCGCTGCCGGCTCCCGGCGAACAGCGGGCGAATCGTTCGTCGACGACGACCGGGCGATCGAAGGACTCCCGATCCGACTCGTGATTGCGCTGACCGTCGGTGTCGCTGCGCTTGCGCTCATGCTGAACATGCTTGGCGGCATCGGCGATGTCGGCGACACCGAGGTGACAGTCGAGATCGACGACGACGATCAGGTCATCGAGCAAGGCAACGCAGTCTCCGTCTCGATGGACGTCATCGACGAGAACGGCAACGACGTCGAGGACGCGACGGTACTCGTCTCCGCCGGCTCTGCACAGCTAGACGGCGTTGCAGAGGCCCAGACCGGCGAAGACGAGGCTGACGCGCACGAGGCGATCGTCGACCTCGACGACGACGACTTCGGCCTCCGTGCCGACCAGGACATGGGGACACTGGAGATCGACGTCGTCCCGCCGTCGGACAGCAACTACATCGACGAACAGCCCAATCCCGAGATCATCGTCACCGAAGGATAG
- a CDS encoding ATP-binding protein, which yields MSFVLGRDTDLESGPAGRLGTYRALDGSDGVALYLDLDEPHAVLVVGKRGYGKSYTLGVIAETLARTGGLAPVIVDPMGAFRTLAEAADGEPVPAEIVGEPTVSPATLDPRSWCELVGLEPESATGGLLWQAASSETTIDDMCEAIEAANASQAERRAAINHLELARSWEVFDPDGLSAADIAGPEVTVFDVAGLDDAPMNAVCRAIAETLYRARVTGRIERLPWLLLDEAHAFFDGVAEPALRTILTRGRAPGVTLVAATQRPSAVPPVGISQSDVLVAHRLTAGDDLDALESAQPTYVDESLANRLPERPGEVVIVDDATETVHAARIRERDTPHGGASPRASETAVRPDTEV from the coding sequence ATGAGTTTCGTACTCGGACGCGACACCGATCTCGAGAGTGGGCCGGCCGGTCGTCTCGGCACCTATCGGGCGCTGGATGGAAGTGACGGTGTGGCGCTGTATCTCGACCTAGACGAGCCACACGCGGTGCTGGTCGTGGGCAAGCGAGGGTACGGGAAGTCATACACGCTCGGAGTGATCGCAGAGACGCTCGCCCGGACCGGCGGACTGGCCCCCGTGATCGTCGATCCGATGGGCGCGTTTCGCACGCTCGCCGAGGCTGCCGACGGCGAACCGGTTCCCGCAGAGATCGTCGGCGAGCCGACCGTCTCACCGGCGACGCTCGATCCCCGATCGTGGTGTGAGCTGGTCGGCCTCGAGCCCGAGAGCGCCACTGGCGGACTGCTCTGGCAGGCTGCGAGTTCCGAGACGACGATCGACGACATGTGCGAGGCCATCGAAGCGGCGAACGCATCGCAAGCGGAGCGACGGGCGGCGATCAACCATCTCGAGCTCGCGCGGTCGTGGGAGGTCTTCGATCCCGACGGACTCTCGGCGGCCGATATCGCCGGTCCCGAGGTGACCGTTTTCGACGTCGCCGGACTCGACGACGCCCCGATGAACGCCGTTTGTCGAGCTATCGCGGAGACGCTATATCGCGCCCGCGTCACCGGGCGAATAGAGCGGCTCCCGTGGCTGTTGCTCGACGAAGCCCACGCGTTCTTCGACGGGGTCGCCGAACCCGCACTCCGAACGATTCTCACGCGTGGCCGCGCGCCTGGCGTCACGCTCGTCGCGGCGACTCAGCGGCCAAGCGCCGTCCCGCCGGTCGGGATCTCCCAGTCCGACGTGCTCGTCGCCCACCGGCTGACCGCCGGCGACGACCTCGATGCACTCGAGTCTGCCCAGCCAACGTACGTCGACGAGTCGTTGGCGAATCGCTTGCCGGAACGGCCGGGCGAAGTCGTGATCGTCGACGACGCAACCGAAACTGTCCACGCTGCACGAATTCGGGAACGCGACACCCCACACGGAGGGGCGAGTCCGAGGGCGAGCGAGACCGCCGTCCGACCTGACACAGAGGTTTAA
- a CDS encoding DUF7310 family coiled-coil domain-containing protein, whose translation MTDVERLEDRLAAVERAVVDGDATVTDLADLESTRTDLARLESRLEEFERRIADLEGRTAALEGFTGEVRAVNDDVERQAATAVATVDRLEQRVATLEEAVDEGTQTTSLETKQRDDDTVNVDGDADSNERDAEREETNRSEQSPERAAADVLERVNGEAAAPDEDGNNREADGDDRLEQAVMAAEQRSVNQSLEQSRATDDRADREKDRDEKTERGEKSGVLETLRSRL comes from the coding sequence ATGACCGACGTCGAGCGACTCGAAGACAGACTCGCTGCCGTCGAACGAGCGGTCGTCGACGGCGACGCGACGGTCACCGATCTCGCTGATCTCGAGTCGACACGGACAGACCTCGCACGACTCGAGTCACGGCTCGAAGAGTTCGAACGCAGAATCGCCGACCTGGAGGGACGGACGGCCGCACTGGAGGGGTTCACTGGGGAGGTACGTGCCGTCAACGACGATGTCGAGCGACAGGCGGCGACGGCAGTCGCCACCGTCGATCGTCTCGAACAGCGCGTAGCGACGCTCGAGGAGGCGGTCGACGAGGGCACGCAGACGACATCTCTCGAGACGAAGCAGAGAGACGACGACACGGTAAACGTCGATGGCGATGCCGATAGCAATGAACGTGACGCCGAACGCGAGGAAACGAACAGAAGCGAGCAGTCGCCCGAGAGAGCAGCCGCGGACGTTCTCGAGAGAGTAAACGGCGAGGCTGCAGCGCCAGACGAGGACGGAAACAACCGAGAGGCCGACGGCGACGACCGGCTCGAACAGGCAGTAATGGCGGCAGAGCAGCGGTCGGTGAATCAGTCCCTCGAACAGTCGAGAGCGACCGACGACAGGGCCGATCGAGAGAAAGACCGGGACGAAAAGACGGAAAGAGGCGAGAAGTCCGGCGTGCTCGAGACGCTCCGATCGAGACTATGA
- a CDS encoding DUF7311 family protein — protein MIRYVLAVLLTVALAVLSVPAIDHAATVSTERQLQGDLASVDDTAVSLYENEEVTPDGVPAPKRTVAVTFPADSLTSTSVEYVRIERLHETGSLATFAARERGERHRLIDAPIVYADPHRNETVELGGSGETRPLTLTLERDDRGEPVVVASQ, from the coding sequence ATGATCCGGTACGTCCTCGCCGTTCTCCTCACGGTCGCGCTCGCTGTCCTGTCGGTTCCTGCGATCGACCACGCCGCGACAGTGAGTACGGAACGTCAACTGCAGGGTGATCTCGCGTCGGTCGACGACACAGCAGTGTCGCTGTACGAGAACGAGGAGGTGACGCCGGACGGCGTTCCAGCACCGAAGCGGACGGTAGCAGTTACCTTCCCTGCCGATTCGCTGACATCGACCTCGGTAGAGTACGTCCGAATCGAGCGGCTCCACGAGACGGGAAGTCTCGCGACCTTCGCAGCGAGAGAACGTGGCGAACGGCACCGTCTCATCGATGCACCGATCGTCTACGCCGATCCGCACCGAAACGAGACGGTCGAACTCGGCGGCAGTGGCGAAACGAGACCGCTGACGCTCACGCTAGAACGAGACGATCGGGGCGAACCCGTCGTCGTCGCGAGCCAATGA
- a CDS encoding ATPase, T2SS/T4P/T4SS family, whose translation MIRTRRDRLESILEHIGLEDVFESADGDRPCPCTARFEDRTLIVDADDCDGGGDLTDAEPCRRTVVETLVERGAKQLMVRSNGLEYRYDDRGVALFAAAGRFLELLGDRHERLAETTATDPLAVADELRSRVDRIAELGAESGLLAAADGIESYADVEPAVGLEIGHYVVDGSIDCASLRDIRSLETGSEARIYTRPDGVPLYALDVVDLSLSADDRSRLLEGYEAIAAGTIEGERTASRAIERVTDGPADPRLSPILEKHTAGYGVLEDLFADPEITDVYATSPVAANPLRAVVDGEAMATNVRLTEDGARAVGSRVRRTSGRAFSRATPTVDATAGLENGTELRIAGVTDPVADGTAFAFREQADDRFTLPALVANGTMPADAAAVLSIAIEQNAAALIAGTRGAGKTTLLGTLLYELPPSVRTVVIEDTPELPVDPLQAVGRDVQALRTGTGDGPEITPANALRTALRLGDGALVVGEIRGEEASVLYEAMRVGANANAVLGTIHGDGADDVYERVVSDLGVEPSSFGATDMVVTVQAYRTVNGRKRRLARIEEVVGSGDEVRFEPLYAIEGDSARSTGRIDRGESRLVERLTGPDTSYTDIRDAIDDRRDLLASLAADGRTTPNAVASAYAKETRVR comes from the coding sequence ATGATCCGGACGCGACGTGACCGACTCGAGTCGATCCTCGAGCATATTGGGCTCGAAGATGTGTTCGAGTCGGCCGATGGCGACCGCCCGTGCCCGTGTACGGCTCGCTTCGAAGACCGGACGCTGATCGTCGACGCAGACGACTGTGATGGAGGCGGCGACCTGACCGACGCCGAGCCGTGTCGCCGAACCGTCGTCGAGACGCTCGTCGAGCGTGGAGCCAAGCAGTTGATGGTTCGATCGAACGGGCTCGAGTATCGGTACGACGACCGCGGCGTCGCACTGTTTGCTGCAGCCGGCCGATTCCTCGAGTTACTCGGCGACCGTCACGAACGACTGGCCGAAACGACCGCCACCGATCCGCTCGCAGTCGCCGACGAACTTCGCTCCCGCGTCGACCGGATCGCCGAACTCGGGGCCGAATCCGGACTGCTCGCCGCCGCAGACGGCATCGAGAGCTACGCCGACGTCGAACCCGCGGTCGGTCTCGAGATCGGTCACTACGTCGTCGACGGGAGTATCGACTGCGCCAGTCTACGGGACATCCGGTCGCTCGAGACTGGCAGCGAGGCGCGAATCTACACCAGACCCGACGGTGTCCCGCTTTATGCACTCGACGTGGTCGACCTTTCGCTGTCTGCCGACGATCGGTCGCGGCTACTCGAAGGGTATGAAGCGATCGCAGCGGGCACCATCGAGGGGGAACGGACCGCATCGCGAGCGATCGAACGCGTTACCGACGGGCCGGCCGATCCACGGTTGAGTCCGATCCTCGAGAAACACACGGCTGGATACGGCGTTCTCGAGGATCTCTTTGCCGATCCGGAGATCACCGATGTCTACGCGACCTCACCCGTCGCTGCCAACCCACTACGAGCCGTCGTCGACGGCGAGGCGATGGCGACGAACGTCCGCCTGACCGAGGATGGCGCTCGAGCGGTCGGCTCTCGCGTTCGGCGAACCAGCGGCCGAGCGTTCTCACGCGCGACACCGACGGTCGACGCGACGGCCGGCCTCGAGAACGGAACGGAACTTCGGATCGCTGGCGTCACCGATCCGGTTGCCGACGGAACCGCCTTCGCGTTCCGAGAGCAGGCCGACGACCGGTTCACGCTACCCGCGCTCGTCGCGAACGGGACGATGCCGGCCGACGCGGCAGCCGTGCTCTCGATCGCTATCGAGCAAAACGCGGCCGCGCTCATCGCAGGAACTCGCGGTGCCGGGAAGACGACGCTGCTCGGAACCCTCCTGTACGAGCTCCCGCCGAGCGTTCGAACCGTCGTGATCGAAGACACACCGGAGCTACCGGTCGATCCGCTGCAAGCGGTCGGCAGAGACGTCCAGGCACTTCGGACGGGAACCGGCGACGGACCCGAAATCACGCCCGCAAACGCACTCAGGACTGCCCTCCGACTCGGTGATGGCGCACTCGTCGTCGGCGAGATCCGCGGCGAGGAAGCGAGCGTCCTCTACGAGGCAATGCGCGTCGGCGCGAACGCAAACGCCGTTCTGGGAACGATCCACGGTGACGGTGCAGACGACGTCTACGAACGGGTCGTCTCGGACCTGGGCGTCGAACCCTCCTCGTTCGGCGCGACCGACATGGTGGTCACGGTTCAGGCCTATCGGACCGTCAACGGACGAAAGCGACGACTCGCACGGATCGAAGAAGTCGTCGGCAGCGGCGACGAAGTCCGGTTCGAACCGCTGTACGCCATCGAAGGCGACAGCGCCCGATCGACCGGTCGGATCGACCGTGGGGAAAGCCGACTCGTCGAACGGCTGACCGGCCCCGACACCTCGTACACCGACATCCGAGACGCGATCGACGACCGACGTGACCTACTCGCCTCGCTCGCCGCCGACGGCCGCACGACGCCGAACGCAGTCGCGTCGGCCTACGCGAAGGAGACTCGAGTGAGATGA
- a CDS encoding DUF7283 family protein, with the protein MDLETPADAWYVWLAVSLVSLAMAGIAIGLPSGPPPDADRAANAIERVSGIETYQATTSYEHDADTVKIDGKTVAMRNDHGTAHSSIAYGQVVPVMGHDRLENVTHGTKIEDEYATEIEAPGETGIGAFLEDVRTANEENSGAWQRTDGEIRATTVRTMPTPAVSASVTTEQLPGLQTDELVFEYETNRAVDFSFQATGADGMEADTATASESGTDTVTVEHTEIEGNTLRFPLTVEIWTTGTRVCQETIESDGAGETVELCDRDKGAIEIEADADERGYLERSQYGTEVYHVTLVDA; encoded by the coding sequence ATGGATCTCGAGACGCCCGCTGACGCGTGGTACGTCTGGCTGGCAGTGAGCCTCGTCAGCCTCGCGATGGCCGGTATCGCGATCGGACTGCCGAGCGGTCCGCCGCCGGACGCGGACAGAGCTGCAAACGCCATCGAACGAGTGAGTGGGATAGAAACCTATCAGGCGACGACGAGCTACGAACACGACGCCGACACAGTCAAGATCGACGGTAAAACCGTCGCGATGCGCAACGACCACGGAACAGCACACTCGAGTATCGCTTACGGGCAGGTCGTTCCCGTAATGGGCCACGACCGACTCGAGAACGTCACTCACGGGACGAAGATAGAAGACGAGTACGCTACCGAGATCGAAGCTCCCGGGGAGACCGGAATCGGCGCTTTCCTCGAGGACGTACGGACGGCAAACGAGGAAAACAGTGGGGCGTGGCAACGAACGGACGGTGAGATTCGGGCCACGACGGTTCGAACGATGCCCACACCGGCCGTCTCGGCGTCGGTGACGACCGAACAGTTGCCGGGCCTCCAGACCGACGAACTCGTCTTCGAGTACGAGACGAACCGGGCAGTCGACTTCTCCTTCCAGGCGACGGGAGCGGACGGAATGGAAGCTGACACCGCCACAGCGTCCGAGAGCGGGACCGACACAGTAACGGTCGAACACACCGAAATCGAGGGGAACACGCTCCGGTTCCCGCTCACCGTCGAAATCTGGACGACCGGAACGCGCGTCTGTCAGGAAACGATCGAGAGTGACGGTGCCGGCGAAACGGTCGAACTCTGTGACCGGGACAAGGGAGCTATCGAGATCGAGGCGGACGCCGACGAACGCGGCTACCTCGAACGATCACAATACGGGACGGAGGTGTACCATGTCACGCTCGTCGACGCATAG